A region of Fusobacterium sp. IOR10 DNA encodes the following proteins:
- a CDS encoding ABC transporter permease yields the protein MNKRKTSLFFFVLSMLFFYLPLVVIVIYSFNKGKSMVWQGFSLKWYKELFLYSDELWRAFRYSIVIAIISSTISTTLGTLGAIGIHWYKFKYKKYLEVLGYLPLIVPDIIMGVSLLILFVTVKLNLGLMSIIIVHTTFNIPFVLFIVLSRLSDLDYSIVEASYDLGATEIQTLKKVIIPMLLPAIVSGFLIAITLSFDDFVATFFVAGPGITTLPLRIYSMIRLGISPVINALSVIFIAFAVALTLSTTKLQKYFIK from the coding sequence ATGAATAAAAGAAAAACATCTTTATTTTTCTTTGTTTTGTCAATGTTATTTTTTTATTTACCCCTTGTAGTTATAGTCATTTATTCTTTTAACAAAGGAAAGTCAATGGTTTGGCAAGGATTTTCATTGAAATGGTATAAAGAATTATTTTTATATTCAGATGAGCTTTGGAGAGCTTTTAGATATAGTATAGTAATTGCAATTATTTCAAGTACCATTTCCACAACTTTAGGGACCCTTGGAGCTATAGGGATTCATTGGTATAAATTTAAATATAAGAAATATTTAGAAGTTTTAGGATATCTTCCTTTAATTGTTCCAGATATAATAATGGGAGTTTCTCTTTTAATATTATTTGTAACAGTTAAATTAAATTTGGGACTTATGAGTATTATAATTGTTCATACTACATTTAATATCCCATTTGTACTTTTTATTGTTCTATCTAGATTGTCAGATTTAGATTACTCAATCGTTGAAGCATCTTATGATTTAGGAGCAACAGAAATTCAAACTTTAAAAAAAGTTATAATTCCAATGTTACTTCCTGCAATTGTTTCTGGTTTTTTAATTGCAATCACTCTTTCATTTGATGATTTTGTAGCAACATTTTTTGTTGCTGGCCCAGGAATAACAACTTTACCTTTAAGAATTTATTCTATGATAAGACTAGGAATATCTCCTGTTATAAATGCATTATCTGTTATATTTATTGCATTTGCAGTTGCTTTAACCCTGTCAACAACAAAGTTACAAAAATATTTTATAAAATAA
- a CDS encoding ABC transporter permease, whose protein sequence is MKTDKRGVAYTWPITLWLTIFFLIPMGIVLVYSFLKKGLYGGVEFKLSFDAFNIFLNAMFIKIVLKTILVSLGVTFITLIIAVPTAYFIVRSKYKKLYIYLIIIPFWTNFLIRIYSWMAILGHNGFVNIFLKKIGLIDTSIQFLYNTGAVVLISVYTSLPFAILPLYAVIEKFDFALIDAARDLGATNGQAFFRIFLPNIKQGIVTAGIFTFVPMLGSYVIPKLVGGVNSIFMGNVIARQLTETRNWPLAATISSVLILLTMIFVLVGSMAKKRGDNYE, encoded by the coding sequence ATGAAAACAGATAAAAGAGGAGTGGCTTACACATGGCCAATAACACTGTGGTTAACTATTTTCTTTTTAATTCCAATGGGAATAGTATTAGTTTATTCTTTTTTAAAAAAAGGTCTTTATGGTGGAGTTGAATTTAAATTATCCTTTGATGCCTTTAATATTTTTTTAAATGCTATGTTTATTAAAATAGTACTGAAAACTATTTTAGTAAGCTTAGGTGTGACTTTTATAACTTTGATAATAGCTGTTCCAACTGCATATTTTATTGTTAGATCAAAATATAAAAAATTATATATATATCTTATTATAATTCCATTTTGGACTAATTTTTTAATAAGAATATATTCTTGGATGGCTATTTTAGGACATAATGGATTTGTTAATATATTTTTGAAAAAAATAGGTTTAATAGATACGTCAATACAATTTTTATATAATACAGGTGCTGTTGTTTTAATTTCTGTTTATACAAGTTTACCCTTTGCAATACTTCCACTGTATGCAGTAATAGAAAAATTTGATTTTGCGTTAATAGATGCAGCTAGAGATCTAGGAGCAACAAATGGACAAGCATTTTTTAGGATATTTTTGCCTAATATTAAACAAGGAATAGTTACAGCAGGTATATTTACATTTGTTCCAATGTTAGGATCATATGTTATTCCTAAACTTGTAGGTGGAGTGAATTCTATATTCATGGGAAATGTTATTGCTCGTCAACTAACAGAAACAAGAAATTGGCCCCTTGCAGCAACAATATCATCAGTATTAATATTATTAACTATGATTTTTGTTTTAGTAGGATCAATGGCTAAGAAAAGAGGTGATAATTATGAATAA
- a CDS encoding ABC transporter ATP-binding protein gives MEKESVFIKGLNKSFDGESVLKNINLEIKGGEFFSILGPSGCGKTTLLRILAGFIEADEGIVYLGNKQISNLPSNLRPINTIFQKYALFPHLSVYENIAFSLRLKNKSNDFIDNEVKKMLKLIDLEMYGNKKPSYLSGGQQQRVSIARALINKPKVLLLDEPLSALDAKLRQTLLIELDNIHEEVGITFIFITHDQQEALSISDRIAVMNKGEILQVGTPAEVYESPSDAFVASFIGENNFIDGRVIEINSDIHATLESDKYGKILFEMDKKVKVGDIVKLSIRPEKIKVTKSFPKKIDERFNVLKVYVDEVIYTGFQSKYFLWINGDEKISMKAFKQHAVYYEDDDTSVKWDENAYISWNSEDSYLVEIVEDEANENR, from the coding sequence TTGGAAAAAGAAAGTGTTTTCATCAAAGGATTAAATAAATCATTTGATGGAGAATCAGTTTTAAAAAATATAAATTTAGAAATTAAAGGTGGAGAATTTTTTTCTATTTTAGGACCATCAGGTTGTGGGAAAACGACTTTACTTAGAATATTAGCAGGTTTTATTGAAGCAGATGAAGGGATTGTTTATTTGGGGAATAAACAAATATCAAACTTACCTTCTAATCTTAGACCAATAAATACAATATTTCAAAAATATGCATTATTTCCTCATTTATCAGTTTATGAAAATATAGCTTTTTCTCTAAGGTTGAAAAATAAATCTAACGATTTTATAGATAATGAAGTGAAAAAAATGCTTAAACTGATAGATTTAGAAATGTATGGAAATAAAAAACCAAGTTATTTAAGTGGTGGACAACAACAAAGAGTATCAATAGCAAGGGCTCTAATAAATAAACCTAAGGTTTTATTGCTTGATGAACCATTGTCAGCTTTAGATGCAAAATTGAGACAAACATTATTAATTGAATTAGATAATATTCATGAGGAAGTTGGAATCACTTTTATATTTATAACTCATGATCAACAAGAAGCTCTTTCTATATCAGATAGAATTGCAGTTATGAATAAGGGTGAAATTCTTCAAGTGGGAACCCCAGCAGAAGTATATGAATCTCCATCTGATGCATTTGTAGCATCTTTCATAGGAGAAAACAATTTTATAGATGGCAGAGTTATTGAAATTAATAGCGATATCCACGCAACTTTAGAAAGTGATAAATATGGGAAGATACTTTTTGAAATGGATAAAAAAGTAAAAGTGGGAGATATAGTTAAATTATCAATAAGACCAGAAAAAATAAAAGTTACAAAAAGTTTCCCTAAAAAAATAGATGAAAGATTTAATGTTTTAAAAGTTTATGTTGATGAAGTTATATATACAGGTTTTCAAAGTAAATATTTTTTATGGATAAATGGAGATGAAAAAATTTCTATGAAAGCTTTCAAACAGCATGCAGTTTATTATGAAGATGATGATACTAGTGTTAAATGGGATGAGAATGCATATATTTCATGGAACTCAGAAGATAGTTATTTAGTAGAAATTGTTGAGGACGAAGCCAATGAAAACAGATAA